Genomic DNA from Lactuca sativa cultivar Salinas chromosome 8, Lsat_Salinas_v11, whole genome shotgun sequence:
tccgttataaactcgtaacttcttcatctgtcgtccgttttcgtctgtcttttcaccgttggacTACAATCGatgagatctttaattctcatttagattttttTGGCTAAATATGGCTCGATATAATATTCGAACTtcaggttgtacactgctaagccgaaacttcgaaaaatcataacttcctcatacgaaatcagatttgggcgttcttttcatgcacgctctcgTTTTAACGTAttttacgacttttgtttagatagctaaatccaaatatcgctctatcgtaaattcactatttacgtcgcgctgtgtcatgcgggttctgtcacgaaactttaacaggtcataacttcttcgttataactcggatttcggcgttctttatatgtacggaatccttgtaacatatactacaacttagttaagattaatccttataaataatcttccatcaaaaagtcatttttgacgctcattgtctctaaattgactagccctgatctacgggggttacactctccaaacatcaatgttttgttTGGAATACCTTTCTCATTCTTTTTTTCAAGAGAAacattttgattgcaggttagtgaagaattaTCATCAATTTTCTATGGTTGAATGATGTTCaataaagaaagaagattcaaaaaatggatataggtttttttttgtttgagaaaAGTAGACGAatattagttttttcttttgatttaaacatacattttttaacatttttatttatatatttatccacccaatgttcttatttatttgattgtagtttttctattttgattatgtgtattttctattatttttttttgttgggttatcctacacaacatatttacaagataatatttaaaagataacataatttttaacatttgatatgtaattatgatgacttatcatgatatgttcttcatatgaaagtaatttatccatattactacgacaagaattacatatgacatttacgaaaatatatattatatgtgatttgtttaacatatatatgcacctatgtatgttataaatttataattaaatatctttatgtttaataattgaagggattaaaatgatgcatcaaaaccaattatgtagacgaataataataataataataataataataataataataataataataataataataataataataataataataataataataataataataaatacacatttccaagttctgtattcatttgaaactcacactacaactcaagatttttctaatttatgtatatttattagttacaactcaagagtttttaacttatgattgttaattagtaatcactaataactttttattttcctttgttTTATAAGGTTATAAAGTTTTGCTCATttaattaatgtatttgaagagatttgtgatttaaatatgaaaagttaatataaatgttataataaatgtttaagtgtttttatgttattaaaagttgtagtgtttatttttcgtatttttttattattcgttgtatatatatctttttttaatacaaatgttataatagatgtttttgtatttttatattactaaaagttgtagttcatatattttgttacccgttatataTAGATTAGCATacgtttgatatataatttacacaattttaaacggtttataaaattatcaaataattgtatatatcacaatgacttaaaaattaaaattataatcatcatatcatactatattataaatgaatcattttttctttcaccacattcatttgaaactttcaacttttcatatttcCATACAATATACgtaatttattaacttaaatatgcttttagttgtaaacattatcataaatggaAGAATTTGTGACTCATCaatataatatacttaatttgttaacttcaatatatagttaaataaataacatacattaatatatcaaataagcttcaaaatttagtgtaaaatttaaaacctaaagtaaaatatcaaataatgtttaaaaaaaattcaatatatattttttaacataattaaaaggaaaacattaaatataataataataaaataacctAAATTGATGAATCGAAGTAACTAAAAGGTGTCTGAAAACTATATTCTAACAATATTCGTTTAACCTGTACCGCGCAACGCGCAGGAATTCGTCTAGTTTTGTATTAAGGATTTCTCATAAAGattatagacaaaattgcaaaaatggtccctgtggtatgcaaaattttggggttttagtccaaacagtgacttttttggtttcgtagtccttttggagtggtttgtatgcaaaaatggtccctccgaaaactgaaatgactataatacccttgagttatttatttttcatttttctttcattattcttaaaatttaatatttatttattttaacaattaaaaaaataaaaaagggcttctttctttctttctctctctctctctctctctctctctctctctctctctctctctctctctctctctcctgtaCGAAGCACCCTCCCAGTTCATCTTCTCCAACCTATTCTTCTTTACTCGTTTACCCTTAACTCTTCTTTTTCTCTCTATCGTAATGGTCGTGTTCTTACTGAAATTAAATTAGTGGATCTTCTTCTCCATCCTCACCAGAGCATACTCCGATTCCAATTTAGGGTCCTCAATTTAATGGAGCTTCTTAGTAAGGATCTGTTTTCGATGAAGAAACAAACGAACAGAAGGAAAATCAGGAATCTCCGGTGAGGCTGAGAGATCACGAAAAAGGGCAGGCGTCGACCTCCGACGACCCTCGTAGGTTCAATCTGCGTATGATCGGGAGGGAGAAGTACGAACGAAATCAGCAAACTGATTGGGACGACGGATTTCAGAGAAACATCGCGACTCATTTGAACTGGTTCGACGACTTTGACGACATCGACGAGAACGTAAACTAATGAAGAACAAAACCCCATGTGAATCATGGTTAGTGAGATCGGGTAAGGGCAATTGTACATCTTTCGATCCAAGATGTATTTGTTGTAGACGATTACAGTGAAGCTTAAGATGATCCAAATCGCGACGTATGTGTAGGAGAGTATGATTTTCCTCAACACACCTTCGCTCAAGGCTCCTCCTTTCCCCATTCTTCGATTAGATCTGGGTATGAAATCGGTTGGATTTGATGGATTTAAGGGTGAAACGAGAAATCCCCTGTTGGAATTGGGGAATTAGTGGGAATTATATATGGAGTTTGTAGAAACTTGACTGAATGATTGGGGATTTTGAGTTTGGGTAGTGTGTGTTTGAGTGTGAAAGTGTGTGAAGACGGAGGACTGAAGAGGAATGAGAGTTCAATACAGGTTGTTGTATATGAAGGGAAGTTATTTTCATGCCTATCGATGGAAAAATAAATTAAACCCACCATCCAttttatgaaaatagttggtgctTGTGGTATGGTGAAGTCGTCGTCTTGGTGATGATGAAGAAAAGTTGCTGGTGATGGATTTTAAATAGGAAAATACGGGTGGGTGGTTTATGATGAAAagcaaagagagagagagagagagagagagagagagagagagagagagagagagagagagagagtttcattttttaattattaaaatgaataaataattataaaaactttaaaaaaatgaatttagaaataaaaaataaatacccaAGGGTATTAAAGTCATTTCAGTTTACCAAGGGACCAAATCCGcaatgaaactagctcaaaaggaccacgaagccaaaaaaattgtggtttggaccaaaaccccaaaaaaatgcataccacagggaccatttttgcaattttgtcaagaTTATAACTGCGTTTACCAAGTCCATCGAACAAGAcacatgaaaaaaaattatattagttTTGCAAGTTTAGCAACATGTTTCATCTAGCgtgaaattaatttttattggTAAACACAAGAAAATAACAAAAGTTATAAATATAAAACGTACAAATTATGCAACATTACACGGCTAATTTAGTTGGACATACAATGAAAATTAACATGAGTTATCTTTATGTTTTTAACTCTTAATACGTTAAATTATATATAGATTTATATTTATGTCTTAAACAACGGAATAATACGAAAATAACAAGTTAAACCTTGAAGACTAGAAGGAAGAATAGTCGAACAAGTGCCCAGTCCTTTTTCTATCTTTTCTAAAGAAATTGTGAACATTCGTTTCCCCTAATCCTTTTCTCTTTTGCTTCTTTTAAAATAAGAATAAATCTATTACGTCAaagtaccaaaatacccttaaaagcTATTCTTAAACCAATGCATTTAGAAGGGTGATGTACCCGAAGGGTAACATATCTATCATCATCTGAACGATTCACATCAACCATTTTCAATGCACATATAAAAGTCAATCgcataacaataataatattttgGATGTGTCAGAGTATAAACCATAGACCTCCCGTATGAAATTTCACTATCAACCAGGGGCGTATAGCCAATATAGGGCAAGAGTGGGCCTTGACTCACCCACAAAAaactaaagttatatatatatatatatatatatatatatatatatatatatatatatatatatatatatatatatatatatatatatatatatacacactagccgtttaccctgCGCCAAGCGACGAGTGTGACAATGGTGGTTGAATGCTGAAAGATAaattaaaccctagaaatggaaaCATCAGCGATATATATCCAAGATTTGTGAACAAAAATTGCGAGATTTGGGGAAATACGGAGATAAGGAATGAACCGGGTCAAAATAGCCTAAGAATAGGGGATAAGAGATTTGACCTTTTCAACTGTTGACCATATGTACTCTACTCTTTTTGTAAtgcataaattgattgtacaaatgcattgtatgtttgtacgacttaaaattcagcatttgacAAAAAATGCTTTATAATgtaattaagatatatatatatatatatatatatatatatatatatatatatatatatatatatatatatatatatatatatataatacatatttttattaaataaaaggaAATAGAGTTAAAAAAAATTTGTCACTCGTTcatattttgtatattatttgGTTTATTCTAAAACAAAATCTTGGCTACGTCACTGCACAGACTCTCACTGTAGGGACACAAGTTGCACATCTAAGGATGAGCATGATACGAGTTTTTGACCGAAACTAAAGATATCAGTTTTTTGCTTGCTAAAACCACACAGTTCGATTTTTTGAGTGTGGGTTggtgttggtttcggttcagattTATAACCAAAGGCAGTATGGTTCGGTTTTTTGTTTAGACGGTTTAAAACCAAAAAATCCTTAATCCCATAATGGGCCTATTTCACGGTTGTGGCctaccattgtttcattatttaAGTTGGTTGTGGCCTGTGGGATGTGAAGTGTGGTAATGCTTTAATGGGTTATGGGCCTATTTTAAATCAAATTATGCAAGCATTCAAGTCTCAAACTGCTACCGAAAGGAAGAAACAAGTTTTAGAATCATACCATAAAGGAGAATATTTAAACTTTAACAACTAAAAAACACCACCAATTTTAAAAACAACTATCTAGTCACTCAAATTTCAAGTTTCTGTTGTAATGCCAACATTAAAACACCACAAATAACTAGACTAAcaatatttaaaattatacttAAAAACCTAACATCTTAAAAATAACATATTTaaacattttgaaaatttacaaaaAATTATCACTTATAGTCTTCTACCCAAGACATTCTAGCCTTCTTTCAATTTTTCCGACCTTGCTATTATGATCTTTTCATTGCTGCAAAAGTACAAAGCACAAACATCATAAATATTTCAACCAAAATCCAAGACCGAATTAAAGATTAGAAAAAGCCCACAAAAGCATAAAATATAAACCAAAGTATAATATCTTATTTACATGCAAGCAATTCAAACCATTTCCTTTAATAGCAAGGTCGGAAAAATTGAAAGAAGGTTAGAATGTCTTGGGTAGAAGACTATAAGTGATAATTttttgtaaattttcaaaatgtttAAATATGTTATTTTTAAGATGTTAGGTTTTTaagtataattttaaatattgTTAGTCTAGTTATTTGTGGTGTTTTAATGTTGGCATTACAACAGAAACTTGAAATTTGAGTGACTAGATAGTTGTTTTTAAAATTGGTGGTGTTTTTTAGTTGTTAAAGTTTAAATATTCTCCTTTATGGTATGATTCTAAAACTTGTTTCTTCCTTTCGGTAGCAGTTTGAGACTTGAATGCTTGCATAATTTGATTTAAAATAGGCCCATAACCCATTAAAGCATTACCACACTTCACATCCCACAGGCCACAACCAACTtaaataatgaaacaatggtagGCCACAACCGTGAAATAGGCCCATTATGGGATTAAGGATTTTTTGGTTTTAAACCGTCTAAACAAAAAACCGAACCATACTGCCTTTGGTTATAaatctgaaccgaaaccaacaccATTTCCTTTAATATAATCTTCGCAAACAACTCTAAAGTCAAAAGACATTGAAAGAAAGAGAATACTAATACAAATCCAAATGAACCTCAAGAACCGACATACGGAAGCGACCCAGAGGCAACAACGGAGGTAGTCCAGCGATAACTAAGGCGGAGGTCTAGGGTTGACGATTTTCTTGGAAAAAAAAGTAATAGTTAAGGAGCAATCATATGTAAACATGTAAGTGTTGTTCGAGAGTGAAGTGAGAACACAAACTTATCTCGAGTAATCTCCATTATACTAAAAAGCTTGATGACACTAAAattaccttttatatatatagaaAATCAATGTCTTTATCTCAAAGGATGATCATGACATGGACGTGTATAAAATAGTAACATATACATCAAAGTTTGCCACATTATGAAATTTCGTTTAAAATTAATAATCTAAGTCATAAAATAGCTACAAgggcattttttttcttttatttaagatTTTCAACTATAAACGATAAGAGATGCATTTTTATCTCAAAATAAACACATCTGGTTACTAGTAGGCCATTGTGATCTCGTATGTCCTGGTCAGAGGTGTACCTGCAACTATAGTAGACTTGGTGTCAAGTAATGTCGAGTATTAATACATAGATATTAAAATCAATGTCTACGTCAAAAAGTGCCACATTATGCACTTTTCGTTCTCAAGTTAATAATCTAAATCCATGAAATAGTTACACCTTCATTTCCAACTTATATTTAGTGGCGGCCCTGGGGTGGTGTCGGCTGTGCGGTCGCACCAGGCCTCCGATTTTAGGGGGCCTCCAATTTTTAGGATAATTTATAGTTATAGTATTGGTATTTTTGTAAAatctatttttatgttttatcaATAAATAAAATTAGTCCGATAACTTTTGGTTCCAATTTTAGATGCGTTTTAACATTTGGCCTCCGATGCGTTTGAATTACCGAAACAATGTCTCATTTTAAAATCATTGTCAGCTACAATGTGGGAAAGTAGGATTGAAAGTGTGAAAGCAATAGTTACTCAAGCTCCTGAAATAGTAAAAGCTCTGCATAAACTTGTTGAAGAAGAGACATACATCATAAGTGAAGCTACTTGTCTAGTTGAGTATAAACTTGGCAGATTTGACTTTATAACAGGTATGATTATATGGTATCATATATTGGTTAAAGTAAATAACCTGAGCAAACAACTTCAGTCTCAGAGTATGCGTATTGATGAGGCAATGAGTAGTGTGGGAGCACTTGTTGAGTTTTTTAAAGATTATCGAGAGAATGGGTTTGGGAAGGCTTTGGATTGTGCGAGAGCTATAGCTTATGATTTGGAAATTTATCCGGTGTTTgttgagaaaaataataaaagaaaagttgTTACAAAAAGACATTTTGATGAGAATGACATTGGGTCATCAGAGCCGGTACATGAACTTTCACCTCAAGAGTCATTTAGGATTCAATATTTTGTGTACATAATTGATCAAACTATTGGTTCATTCGAGCGAAGGTTTGAACAATACAAACAATATGAAGACATTTTTCGTTTCTTATTCACAACAGAAAAGTTGAAGTTAATGAATACTAGCGAGTTAAAGTCATGTTGCAAAAATATGGAAAATAGGCTGCAAAATGGTCATATCTCAGACATTAATGCTGATGATCTATTCAACAAACTGAAGTTGTTACAAAAACATTTACCGGTTGAACACAATACAACTAACGAAATACTAAATTTCCTAAAAATGATGAACACTTATCCAGTTTCTtgtctagcatacaaaatattgTTGACTGTTCCTATTACAGTTGCATCAGCggaaaaaagtttttcaaaacttAAGCTTTTAAAATCTTATTTGCGCTCGACCATGTCTCAAGAGAGATTAAACGCTTTGGCATTGATTTCAATTGAGAACGAGTTTCTTGAGAATATTGATTATGAAAGTCTCATgattaattttcttttaaaaatgctAGAAGGTCAATGTTTAGAAAATACtaatacgtttttttttttttgttgaaaagtTGTTTATAACAGTTTTACAGTTTTATTTGATTAGTAATGAGTGATGAAGATATTATTTTGTGGTAGTGAATTTATGAGATGTTTTTTAACAActttatgttttgaattagttgTAGCAAATATAGTTAATAATATTTACAAGAAATTTTTATGGGGCCTAATTAGTTTTTGCACAAGCCCTCCGAAATGTGGTCTGCTTATATTTAAGGTGTTAACCTATAAACGATCACAGATACACTTTTACATCAAAATAATCACAACATTTGGTTTGACAAAAACTATATACGATTTAATTGGTGGCTCAAATTGAATATATATACTTGTTTAACAAAATAGCCAAGAGTGGAGTATATGATTACACGGAAGCCATTGTGATCTCATGTATCCTCATCAAAGGTGTATCTGCAGCAACTTTAACATCAGACGAAGACCAATCAGAGCCACCATCATTCCACGCCAACCGAGCCAAAGAACTATCAGCTTCATCAACACCAAAAAATAAATGTGAAAACAGATTTACAGTCTCCGGCACCAGTAACGCACCTTCTAACATCTTCACAACGATGCTCATCCCTGGCCTAGTCTCCGGCTTATACTGAACGCAACAAAAAGCTACCTTAAGTATCCTCTCAGCAGCTTCATGATTCTTCTCCTCGATCCCACAAACAACCATCAAATCCTTCAACTCTTTCTTTTCGTATTTCCGCCACACCCATAGTGGAAACCACTGTTGACTATCACCAAGACGCTCGTCCATGTTCCTCCTCCTTCCGATGATCTCAAAAAGTAGCATACCAAAACTATAAACATCACATTTGTGTGTAACTGGAAGAGCTAGCCAGAGCTCGGGGGCGGCGTATCCCGGAGTACCACGTCCTCCGGTCATCGTTATATGAGTGTTATCCCTGTTGCAGAGTTTAGCTAAACCGAAATCCGCCACTTTTGCACAAAACTTTGAATCCAAAAGTATGTTTCCTGGTTTGATATCGTAATGAACTATTCTGTGAGGACATTCTTCATGTAAGTAAGCGACTCCTCTTGCAGTTCCTAGAGCAACCTCGTAGAGCTGCTCAAACCCTATAACTCCTGTATTGGCTTTAAACAAGTGATTGTCCAAAGATCCGTTGACCATGTACTCGTATACTAGAGCTCGTAAATTTGATTCAAAGCAAAACCCATAAAGCCTGACGAGATTAAAGTGATGGGTTCTTCCCATTGTACGTGCTTACTTCCGCCATGAATTGTTCTTCGATTCTTTTGTCGGAGGTTCCTTTTAGTACTTTCACGGCTACAGCTATGTCGTTGCTTACAACACCCTTGTAAACTGTCCCAAACCCACCTGAACCCAATAAGATGTTGAAGTTTTCTGTCGCTGTTCTTAGCTGTTGAGAGGTGAACCGGATGGGCTTTTCTCTTTCCATGTCATCCAGGAATTTAACCATGCTCAGCGGAATAAAGCGGGAGTCCTTATACAATTCCTCCGTTCGCTTATTAGCTTTATTATTGTAAAAATATATAATGATCGATACCACTGTAGCTGCAAAAATAAACTATTAACATCCATCTAGATTTTTTAATAAAACCACGCCTGCCAAATTATGAAGGGAATGGAAGAACTTACATACGACAAAAAAGGTTGTTGAAAATATTATGAATTAAAAtacaattttatatttatttttatacgtatatatatacatattgtatATAAGTGAATGCAGGTGTGAAGGAAAAAGGCGCGGACCTAAAACTGGGTCGGGTTAATAGATCCATTTCTATGCAGGTGAGATATAAAAGAAGAGAGAGAGTGGGAGGAGATCAGATCGTCAAGATATTTTTCGTCTCATTCTTCTCTCTGATACAAGCTTCCTCTGTAAGCTTCTTCTGTTAGGGTTTCTTACAAATCGAGAACTAGATCTGTTGTATTTTTTGATCATTGTTCATATTCTGGGTTATTATGTCTCGATTGTTCATATCCGATTATCATTTTAGATTAGGGTTTGAGTGTTTTGTTACGAGAGTAGAATAGGATTTTTGTAGTGAGGTTTTTATGTAAGTTCTTGAAAACCTTCTGTTTCTTTATCCTCAAATGATATAAGAAATGAAGATGTTAGGAAAAATGAGTTTGTAGTTTtttaacatggtatcagagcttaagGCTCGTCGTCTCCTTGTTCTTGACGCATCTTCTGGTGTTCGTGACTGTGATCTGAGTCATCGACGTTATGAGGTTAGGTTTTTTGTTTTTCGATTAACCTGTTTTTTGAGTTACTCTGTATTAGACTTAgggtttcatttttttttactttatagttttttttaagaTCCTGGTACTGCGAGAATTTTTGTTGTTCTTGCAGATTGAGTTTCCTGCTGGTGCTAAGATCTGAGTGGAACTGAAAGTCACAAGTATCAGTTATCGATTAATCCCTCTAATCTTCTCTTTGGGGTCGGATTTCATCACCGATAAACCCGTTGAGTAAAAGATTCAGGGAGTCGATTTTTTTCATAAACAAACAAGTTGCCTTAAAGCACTGTGAGGGTTTCTTGTTCCCTTTCTCTTGTTTGGTTATAGATGTACAAGATCTGGTACATCAGTTAGATTTTTTGTCTTTGTTCACCTTGTGCTTTGGTTGTCTTGGGCCCCGACAAACTGTGGTGACCATCTGGACTTTAAGCCAACACAAGGGTTGTTTTTTGTTCTTTACATGTTCGATTTTTTCTTGGCTGTTTTAATTGGTATTGTTTTGTGATCTGTTATGGCTGGAGATATACCTGAGGGAAGTGGTGTCCCTAAGGATTCTCCAGTTGACTTTGATGATCCCTTATACATACATCCATCTGATAATGCAGtcacttccataataactatCAAATTGACTGGTAATGAAAATTTTCGTTTATGGCGTAGTGCAATGACTAGAGGCCTTAAAGCTAGAAATAAATTAGGTTTTTTGGATGGAACTATTGTTCTTGAAAAAACTGATGAAACAAAAAAATCTAAATGGGAACGTGTGAATGCTGTTGTGTGTAATTGGTTATTAGGTTCTATATCTGAAGCAATATATGCTAGTCATGTTTATTCTGATAATGCTAAAGATATTTGGGATGAGTTGTTTGAAACCTATAATAAGGCTGATGGTTCTGTAATTTTTAATATTCATCAGCAAATAAACACTTTAAAACAAAGTGGTTCTTCTCTTTCAGACTATTATAATAAACTTGATTCTTTATGGAAAGAGTTTGATGGCATGACAAGTTTGTCTGAATGTGTTTGTGAGGCTGCAAATAAACTAAATGATCATTctaaaatgatgaaattaatgCAATTTTTAAGTGGTCTTGATGATGTATATAATCAAGTTaaaagtcacattcttttaatGGAACCATTGCCTACTGTTAAAACTGCTTTCTCAATTCTTTCTAGAGAAGAGTCTCTTCAAAAAAATGGGTCTTTGAGTTCTGTTAGTTCTTCAAAACCTCAAGTGTCTGTTTTTAATAGTAAGGTTACTGATTTTAAAAGAGGTCAAGGTCAAAATAAATTCAGAAATCAAGGATTACAGTGTAAGCATTGTAATCTTAAAGGTCATACAATAGAAAAGTGTTTTAAATTGATTGGATATCCTAAGGATTTTAAACAAAGAAATGGAAATAATAATCAAAACAAATCTGTTTCTGTGAATTCGTCTTCTGTTGGTCCTAACAGCAGCTCTGTGGTTGCTTCTGAGTCTGTTTGTGGTAGTGAATGTCATTATCTTACTAGTGAACAATATTCAAAGTTTCTTCGTCTCATAAATGAGAAATCTGCAAGTGAGGATGTACCTGCTGCTGTAAATATGGCAGGTACAACAACATATTGTTTTAACTCTTGTGTTATTCCAAATAAATCTCAAAGTTGGATTGTTGATTCTGGTGCAAATCAACATATGATAGGCTCAGAATCACAACTCCAAGACACTGTGGATGTGTCTAGACTAAATCTACTTGTAAAACATCCAAATGGTTCTTCTGCAAAAATAAATAAGATTGAGAATGTTCAACTGTCTTCTAATCTTACTTTATTTGATGTTTTTGCTGTGCCAGACTTTAGTGTTA
This window encodes:
- the LOC111909576 gene encoding uncharacterized protein LOC111909576; amino-acid sequence: MWESRIESVKAIVTQAPEIVKALHKLVEEETYIISEATCLVEYKLGRFDFITGMIIWYHILVKVNNLSKQLQSQSMRIDEAMSSVGALVEFFKDYRENGFGKALDCARAIAYDLEIYPVFVEKNNKRKVVTKRHFDENDIGSSEPVHELSPQESFRIQYFVYIIDQTIGSFERRFEQYKQYEDIFRFLFTTEKLKLMNTSELKSCCKNMENRLQNGHISDINADDLFNKLKLLQKHLPVEHNTTNEILNFLKMMNTYPVSCLAYKILLTVPITVASAEKSFSKLKLLKSYLRSTMSQERLNALALISIENEFLENIDYEILQFYLISNE